CTCCAAACAATTTCCAAGACTACGAAAGCCTGAAAAAACTATACAACCCTGAAGTTCCTAAATATTTTAACTTCGCCAAGGACGTCCTCGATACGTGGACCGAGAATGAGAAGGTTATATTTCTACATTTGCTTTGTGTGCATTTTATTGGTAGATGTATCTAAATGACATATATTGTGTGGATTTGCGTGCCAGGGGGTGGGCTGCCATTCGGGATTTTCTCGTGCTCCTGGAACAGACTTCATTATGGGAAAGGGATAAATAAAGAACCGAAATACTGGCTCTGATTTTGCTCGTCAGATGCATGTTTTTCCAACACATTGACACAGTTATTTGGTAGTTCACTTTACTACACTGGTTTATCTGTTTTACCTGCTGCTATACCTACATTATCTTCTTTGGGTCGCaagatttaataaacattatcgTTTTCTCGTTTGCAGAGTGGGAAAAAATCCCCAAATCCTGCCTTCTGGTGGGTAAATGACAGAGAGGATGAGGTGAAATGGAGCTTTGAAGAGATGGGACACCATGCTAGAAAAGTGGCCAATGTACTTTGTGGTCCCTGCAACCTGCAGAAAGGAGACAGAGTTCTGCTGATTCTCCCCCGTGTCCCTGAGTGGTGGCTGGTGAACGTGGCGTGTATGAGGACAGGTTTGTTGAGGAACATGCCCAAAGCGTGCTATTGGCAGCACAGAGACACAACCAGTGTTCAAACTGTGTCGTAGTTTAGCAGTGTTACGGCGATGAATGTTGACATTCCGATAGCACGTTTGCATTCCACTCCTCCCAGGAACTGTCCTCATCCCTGGCACCTCTCAGCTGACGGCCAAGGACATCCTCCACAGACTGCATACGTCTAAAGCCAAGTGCGTCATAACCGACGATTCCATGGCTCCCGTGCTTGACTCTGTGGCACCCAACTGCTCGTTCCTCAAAGCCAAAGTCCTGGTGTCTCAGCAAAACAGACATGGTTGGATGAACCTTGGTGAACTTTCAAGGTGAAAAGAAATCGGAATGAATTCGAACCGCAGCAAAGACACGTCGGCTGTTTTTTGCGTGAATGTAACgtgtacatacatatataaatcaATTATATTTATTGGGATGCATTTGTTCATATTGATAGGATGGTATCGAGCGATCACGAGTGCGTCAAGACAAAAAGCGATGAACCCATGACCATCTTCTTCACCAGCGGTACCACCGGCACTCCGAAAATGACCGAACACAGTCACTGCAGTTTTGGGATCGGCCTCACCGTCAACGGCAGGTACGGGGCACGGGCGAGGGGGCGGCGAAATGCCACACCTGATCTGGACGTGACTCTCATGCTCAGCTCTACTGGGGTCCAGGTACTGGTTGGATCTCACTGAGAGGGACGTGCTGTGGAACACCTCCGACACTGGCTGGGCCAAGTCCGCGTGGAGTAGCGTTTTCGCTCCCTGGATCCAGggggcgtgtgtgtttgtgcaccacATGCCACGTTTTCAAACCACTACGGTGCTGAAGGTGGGTCCCCGGCCTGTCAGAAAACACTGAACAATCTTGCTAATCCTGCCATAGTACTGGGAATATGTACTTTACCAGCAGTCCTCAGGTTACAAATGAAATCAGTTTCCTAAATCTCTCTTGAAATTCTCtgggcattcatgggatttgaaccagcaaccttccagttgctagcacagatccctagcctcagagccaccactccacccAAGATAATGCAGAATAATAAAAGTATAGTACATATAATTATTAttctacagtaataataaaagtaactacatatGGTACTATACTGTACCTTAAGCAGACAAAATGCAAAATCCTCGCAATGTTTTCCCATGTGCCCGTTCGTTATGACAAACCAATATTTAACCTGAATTTTTAGTTTAATAAGATTTATGTCGCTCTGCTCATAAGTACGAGTTATGCACAAGTCAGATGTTCTTAGCCTGGGTACTACCTGTATGCTGTTCCAGGATTCATAAATGTGGCCATcattgcattatgaatgcagttAATACTTTGTAATCAGCACATGACCAGTGCCTTTGTTTCAGACACTGTCCCATTACCCTGTTTCAACATTCTGCACTGCCCCCACTACATATCGGATGCTTGTCCAAGACGACCTCTCCAGGTAACTTACATTAATGGACTCCACTTGTCTATATGTCCCACCTAAATGTATATAGTACTGGTCAGGAATTAGAGGATATGTTTCGGAAGCTAGGTCTCTCTGTGTTTTACATAACATAATTTAAGTGATACTGTAGGTGATAATGTTCTAAACCCAACAAATCCTCTCTCTACACTTCAGGTACCAGTTCCAAAACCTGAAGCACTGTCTGAGTGCCGGAGAGCCGATTAACCCTGAAGTAATGGAGAAATGGAAGACTTACACTGGACTGGATATCTACGAAGGATACGGACAAACAGAAACAGTAATTCACTATATAAAGAACAACATCGTTCATAAAAAAAGGtcaactttaaagaataaatggGCTTCTATTCTTAGGTGTTGATTGCTGGGACTTTTAAAGGCATGAAGATCAAACATGGGTCATTTGGAAAACCATCCCCGGCATACGACGTGCAGGTAGGGGCATCCCACCAAAAAGGAGCCAGAAGACCGAAGCTTGAAGTTCATCTGCCTGACAGGTAAAATGTAACGTGTAACAGGTGTGTTGGTTTCTGTACTAACTCTCAGCACGATGCTTGTTCCAGGTGGTGGATGATGCCGGTAAGGCGGTGCCCTCAGGTACAGAGGGGAACCTCGCCATCAGAGTGAAACCTCAGCGGCCGTTCTCGCTCTTTACTGGATACACCGTACGGCACTTCTGCTTTCGTCTCTCTCTCCGCTTTATGGTCTCCCTGACGGCGGACCTTTGACCCGTGCGCCACCTTGTGTGCAGGATGACCCAGAGCGGACGGCCCAGTGCTTCAGAGGGGATTTTTACCTAACAGGAGACCGGGGAGTGATGGATGAGGAGGGATACCTGTGGTTTGTGGGAAGATCCGATGATGTCATTTTGTCTGCTGGGTAAAGTATATTCCAGTTCATTTAAATCTAAGACAGGTTCCAACATGGAATTTGTGGCATTATCAAAACTGCCTCCAAAACATGAAACAAAGGGACTCCCGCCTCCCAGATAGAAAGAAACATTATAGCCCCCACCAATCCTTCATTCATAGTTACTTGCATTACATTAGTATATTACATTGTACCTCTGGTCCATAGTCATTTGAGGGTCCCTGGTTTAAGAGAGGTTGAAACCCCCTGGAATTAAAGGCACCAAGACGAGGCTCAGTGTAACACTGTGACCTCATACCTCTAGGACAGGGGTGTCCAATCtaatccgcaaagggccggtgtataTGCGGGTccttgggataacctttaggtcagctgttcacacccaggtgtgaggactcttcagccaatcagtcctctaattagtgaccaCATGagtgagttgcagtgaaaacccccATATTCAAGCTTTTTGGAGCTTTTTGCACAGTGGTATAACCACAGTACATGCTGTGAGCCCAGTGGCGTCTCACTGCATTTCTGTATCCTTGTCCAGGTATCGTATTGGTCCATTTGAGGTAGAAAATGCGCTGATCGAGCATGCAGCCGTGGCGGAATCAGCCGTCGTCAGCAGCCCAGATCCAGTGAGAGGAGAGGTGAGCAGCATCAGctcacattttcaggagaaaaGTTACTTAAAGGATCTCAGGAATACACTCCATCTACCCACAGGTTGTTAAGGCGTTTGTTGTCCTGACCCCTGCTTACAAGTCCAAGGACCGAGATCAGCTCACAGTCGAGCTGCAGAAGCACGTGAAGAAAGTTACAGCTCCCTATAAATACCCCCGCAAGGTACGGTAGGGGCAGGTCCACACGTCCTCCGGCGCGAGACATAGTGACCACTGGCTTGCGATTGGATGATTTTGCACGCATTATGACATCACAATATTCTTCCACTCAGATTGAGTTCGTGGAACAGCTGCCAAAGACAGTCAGCGGTAAAATAAGAAGAGTGGAGCTGAGGAACAGAGAGTGGGGGAGACACTGAGCCATGCTAACAGTGCTGCTTCCCTGGGTCCATGAAGCATGTAGAATTATGCCCGTTTGACTGAAAAAGCAATAATGATACATGTTTTTTTAGACATTTCTGTCGTTTATTTCATATTTCAACAACTCCACCTAATAACACATACATGACGACTTTAAAAACAAGTTAGAAAACACTACGAATCATGTATTTAACCATccatttaataaatataaaatcatacacaaaataaaatttttaataaaaactatGGTGTGTTTAAAAAGACATGCTTGACTTGCACTTGTTTTGACAAGTTGATCTACTCACAGTTAATGTCTTAAGGAGATCCCAAAGAATTTCTTAAATGGGTTCGATTTGCCAGTGGAGAAAGTTCTGTCAGACAGGGACGAGCTGGCAGGTCTGTCAGAGCGCAGGGATGTGGAGGCCCTCTCGGAGCGCAGGGATGTGGAGGCCCTCTCGGAGCGCAGGGATGTGGAGGCCCTCTCGGAGCGCAGGGATGTGGAGGCCCTCTCGGAGCGCAGGGATGTGGAGGCCCTCTCGGAGCGCAGGGATGTGGAGGCCCTCTCGGAGCGCAGGGATGTGGAGGCCGAGACAGCTTTGAGATGAGCAGACTCCCACTGGAAGTAGCCACAGTTTCTTCTGTTCCCAGTGGCATTTCTCCCGATGGGACAGCTGTAGAAAACCCGGCCGTGGTTGGGCCCCCCGTTTGCCACAGTTAGCCGTCTAGCCCTGCGGCCGCAGTGGCACAGCGGAGCCGTGCTGCTCCTGCTGGCCTTCACCACAGTACGTGCATGAGGAAGTGATGTTCTGTTCAAAAACGAAGAGGCTGAACTACTTGACTTGCTGGAAAGATGCGATTCGTCTGTGTATGAAGCACGGGAATCTTCGCATGCAGTCATGTACATTTCAGAAGGTTTTCTTGATGCTTCCAGCACAGAGAGAGCCTTGGGATACCGCAACACTAATGCATTTGGATGAGACATGCTGGTGTCTGTTCTGATTTTGGGACTGGATGTAGGAATTTTAAAAGCACTAGAAGTAGAATGTGGGCTTGGTTTCTCAACTGAATATACTGTTGTGTTTGAATTTTTGAAgagaatttgatttgatttactGGAGCTTGCACATTCACTAGAAAGAACAGCTTTCAGGGTCGTGCTGTTAGTGTCATCCAAAGCAGCCTCAGATGTTTCCAAAACAGTAGGGTCAAATTCTTTGTCTTCCAGTACTACATCATCGTAGGAGCACGACTCCTCAGTTTCTGGAAATAATGGACACTCTTCCCATTCCAAATTTGACGCAGTAGATTCGGCAGCCTCACTGGACTGAGCAGCATTTATACTGTCAACAGTGGTGGAGACCAGCAACATGCTGGTACTCGTGTCTGAGAGGGAATTTATGGAAGTAGATGATCTAGCAAATGAAAAGCATCCAAGAGATTCTTGCACCTGTTTTTGCCTTTGTACAAGTGGACTGGTCAACCCACCAAGAAGAGTCCTTGGTGTCACCAAGCTCCGACAGGCTGCAGTATTCGACTTAACTTCAGGGACGttcatgttttctttttctgcATGTCCTGACCTTTGATGCTTAAGGGTGCTTTTAGCAACCTCCCAATCAATCTTTTTACGTCCATTCCCAGAGGTATTCGCCTCCAGAGGATTCTGTAGTACGGGCTTTGTTTTCAGCGGTGCCTGTTGGAAATATGCACAAACTGTGAGAACAACTGCAGTTGCGGCAGAGACCTCGAAACAGCTATGAAGACTTATTCACCTGGCTGGACTTGGATGGTGTACCACAGAACCAGGACCCGTGAGAAAGCCACTCACCCTGTCAAGACTCTTTGTAAGTTTCAAGATGCAAGCATCAGTTATCATTCTCCATGCCAAATGGGCAGTATTGCGGGCGTCATCCAAACCTGAAAGTTAGGATTTCAATCATTAGACCCTAATATACCCAAAAACACATACAAAAACATATTATTAACAAAGGCCAAAAATTTACCCGAATGTTCACGCCCAGAAAATATGATCCCTAGGTCTTGTAAAGCTCCATTAAGTCCTTTTGGTTTTCGATTATAAAAGACCTAAGAATgtcaagtaaacaaacaaacaaagtaaTCAGGAGGCCATTCAAtaagttaaaataataatagtctAAGTACAATTCTTAACCTCAACCAACAAGTTTACCTTATATGTCGCTCTAAGATCAATCCATCTATTTAACATTTCAGGTTTGAATATTTGTTTTCGTTTGCACTCATACTCCAGACAAACACCTAAGTCCCAGTCTGAAAAGcagtataataaaataaaacgatGGTAAATAAGTAATGTCAGGTAAACCAGACATCTTGTATCTCTCTTTCTTGTTCCATGTGTACTGAGAGATGGAATCGAAACAGCATACCAGACCATGTGACGAATGCACACGGATTAAGAGCAGGAGCGGGGATGTTGTCTTTGAGGAACACCAAGTTCTTTTCCTGCTGTAACGTCTGAAGCCAGCGCACAAACTGAGACAGGCAGACCTGGAGAGGGACTCCGGTTTCCACCTGTGTCTGAAGGTGAAACACACTCTCAGATCAAGTCCTTTGAACTGAAGGCAGACTAAAAAGTAGCAGATCATAAGGTAGCAACATTACCTGTCTGATTCCAGTAAGCTCTGTGCAAAAATCAGACAATGTAGGATGCTCCTGCGGTTGGACATAAGTGTGAAATTCTGCCTCAATCTTCCCATTTGAGGTATTCAGAAGGACAGCAGGAAATTCGACTGTAAGGGCAACCAACAAAAAACATAAAGGGATCAcataaaacaagcaaaaaacAACATTACATAAAACTGTGTAAAACAACTCACTTATCTCTTGGGCATAATTTTTTCTCTCTTGCCAGCAAGTAGATTCAAAGTCAATGACAATTAGATAGGAAAAGAACTGTCCTGAAAAGTTTACACAATAAAAAGTTAGAAATCAAGAACAGTTGGCTCATCTCTTGCAAAACTGTTTAATACTGAATTAAGAAATTCACCGAAGAACACTTTCGTAAAGATGCAGATTTTTCTAAAACCGTCTAGCCTCAGATCATAAATGGAAGATTTACGCGCCCCTAAACCACCAGATAGATAATGTGGAAAACACTTGTTAAGAAGCTGGGAAATGCCACGGAATATGTCTATTATCAATTTAAACAGAGAAAGGGAACAAAATACTACCTCTATCACCCATCTGAGCATTTACACTTCCGTGCATGGCTCGTCTGGATTTTCTTATCAATCCGAGTTTCCTGCAACACAAAAAAACACGATTGCAAACTTCCAGCATCTCTTTCTGGTCAGTATATTACAGTCAGTGAAATATCATTCGCTCATAAACCATCACGTACTTCGCCAATCTCTTTGTTGCCATATCGTTCACCTCTTTAGTCACCgattatataatttatacaATTTATAAACGCCTGTTGATAATGTAATGAGAAAGAACGACACCATAGCACCGACTGTATTGCATCTCAAACTCTCCGGTCTTTTTGAGTACATACGTCACTTCCCGTTTCTTCTGCAATCGACTCGTTATGTCTGCAATCGAGCAGAATTCATGGCAAAAACAGCGAAAGCATGGGACGCGGCTGTGAAAGAGCATGGTAGCCACTGAGGTGAGTAAAGTATTCATAAGTTCATTCATTTGTTTCTGCACGCAATATTACCTTATTACAATATAAGTTCTGCTTGATTAACTCGATTGTCAGTTTAGACAATTGAACCATTGAAGGTTACTTTAAGAATTTAATACATTGGCTAATAATATTGATCACAATTTAGCGGAATGAGCAATTTATCGATGGTGTGACGTCTAAGGACCGTTTAttttgagaagaaaaaaaatatttttaacattAACTGCTATTGATACAACTTTGAACACTTCTCATTAATGGAGCGTTGTGACTTAACGGGATGCTTCTCTGAGATTATGTACAATAAAATTATGGCAAATGTTTCATACAAAACATTTATAGAAACAGAAACTAACTGTAATTTATGACGGCTGTATGTTCGATTGTGTATAATAAACTATACCTTTTTATTTCTTGCTTGTCGAAAATTACAGATGAGGTGATGTACATATAAACCCGTAAACAAATGGCTGTGGCGAATGTTTTGGAACGTAAACGGAAATCTGCTGAATCTCCGACCCACAATGGATGCGCCAAGAATCCGAGAAAGTCGCAGACTAAAGTACGAAACCTGGATGAAGGAAACACAGAAAAGACTGGATAATTCGGGTTATgtgtactttcattttctttataaTATTGAcgatttttattatttcttttgaTTTTTGACAGAGTGTTCCACGATTAAAACTGACCTTCCGTGATTTACATGGAACAATCACTCAGCAGAATTTAAACGAGCTGCTTTTGTTTGCGTCGTTGGGGAAAACGTACAGTCTGAAACAGCCAGAGTAAGTGAATAAGCCAGAAATGGCCATGGCAATATTTCTGATGTCTTTGATTTGCTTTCTAAGATTTATCCCATCTTTTTTCCAGTTGGTGTCGACTTCATCATCAAAAGAATGTGTGTGCAGTTAACGTAACAGTTTTAGAAGGTCTCACTCAACTGCATTTTTACAGATATTATCTGCAGTTTAAAAATCTCAGGAAACTATACAACATTGTAAGTTGACCAACTAAGCTTAAATGCACTCTAAAATTGCAAGATTAATATTGTATCATGAGGTATTCTTGTAAGATCTCTTGGGAAATGATTGgtgatttaaaatgtaatactgTATTCAGTTAAAATATTCTAGTAATGACTGATATTGACTGCATACTACTAATTGTGTAACATAGATGTTTTAATaaactgtttattttctttcagCGATGCAGTTTCATATCCCCAGCTGGCAATGTGCTGTCTGAAATCTTAAGCACGGAGCTTTGTAATTTCAAAAACACTAGCTCAGTACTTTCCATATCCAGTTCTGAGTTGGAAAAGACCTTGGGAAGTAAAGAAAATGGTATGCAATACACGTTAATAACCTTCCAATCTGATCTAACCTGCTCAAGGTAAAAGCCATCAATTTATCTAGGAATCTGTGTTTTAATTCGCAAAGCAGGGTCACagtggtccatccatccatccatctattttccaaaccgcttatcctactgggtcgcagggggtccggagcctatcccggaagcaatgggcacgaggcagggaacatcccaggatgggggggctagcccatcgcagggcacactcgcacaccagtcactcacacatgggcaattttgcaactccaattagcctcagcgtgtctttggactgtggggggaaaccggagtacccggaggaaaccccacgacgacatggggagaacatgcaaactccacacacatgtgacccaggcggagactcgaacccgggtcccagaggtgtgaggtaacagtgctaaccactgcaccaccattccGTCCCCACGGTCCATTTCTATAAAATGTTATCATGCACAAAATTCTTATAGatacattttacaaaaaaaaatctaatcgaTTATTTGGCATGAGGGGCAACACAATGGTGctcacacctcacacctctgggaccagggtccGAGTTTCCACCATGGctccagtttgcatgttctccccgtgtggtcatggggtttcctctgcgaTTTTCCCCGACAGTCCCAAGACATGCTGGTAATTGGCATTACcatattgcccataggtgtgcatgtgtgagtgtgtctgtgatgggttggcgcaccatcctgggttgttccttgccttgtgcctaCAGTCTTCAGGATAGGCTTtggacccccctccccgcccccctcaTGATCCAGAATAGGAcaaaaaatgaatggatggatatttgacatGATGACTCATTTTATTTCCATGAAACATATAATTACAAGTAATATTAGCCTTCTATCTAAGGAGAGCTGCTAAGGAGATTACAGGAATCTAGTTAAGAATTCTCCTGAATaaaccatccatctatccatccatcattgaATTATTTAT
The sequence above is a segment of the Brienomyrus brachyistius isolate T26 chromosome 5, BBRACH_0.4, whole genome shotgun sequence genome. Coding sequences within it:
- the acsm3 gene encoding acyl-coenzyme A synthetase ACSM3, mitochondrial yields the protein MIKSLHSQTLEVKRKLGRYLISKYLCYGLHGYTTLAPNNFQDYESLKKLYNPEVPKYFNFAKDVLDTWTENEKSGKKSPNPAFWWVNDREDEVKWSFEEMGHHARKVANVLCGPCNLQKGDRVLLILPRVPEWWLVNVACMRTGTVLIPGTSQLTAKDILHRLHTSKAKCVITDDSMAPVLDSVAPNCSFLKAKVLVSQQNRHGWMNLGELSRMVSSDHECVKTKSDEPMTIFFTSGTTGTPKMTEHSHCSFGIGLTVNGRYWLDLTERDVLWNTSDTGWAKSAWSSVFAPWIQGACVFVHHMPRFQTTTVLKTLSHYPVSTFCTAPTTYRMLVQDDLSRYQFQNLKHCLSAGEPINPEVMEKWKTYTGLDIYEGYGQTETVLIAGTFKGMKIKHGSFGKPSPAYDVQVVDDAGKAVPSGTEGNLAIRVKPQRPFSLFTGYTDDPERTAQCFRGDFYLTGDRGVMDEEGYLWFVGRSDDVILSAGYRIGPFEVENALIEHAAVAESAVVSSPDPVRGEVVKAFVVLTPAYKSKDRDQLTVELQKHVKKVTAPYKYPRKIEFVEQLPKTVSGKIRRVELRNREWGRH
- the eri2 gene encoding ERI1 exoribonuclease 2 produces the protein MATKRLAKKLGLIRKSRRAMHGSVNAQMGDRGQFFSYLIVIDFESTCWQERKNYAQEIIEFPAVLLNTSNGKIEAEFHTYVQPQEHPTLSDFCTELTGIRQTQVETGVPLQVCLSQFVRWLQTLQQEKNLVFLKDNIPAPALNPCAFVTWSDWDLGVCLEYECKRKQIFKPEMLNRWIDLRATYKVFYNRKPKGLNGALQDLGIIFSGREHSGLDDARNTAHLAWRMITDACILKLTKSLDRAPLKTKPVLQNPLEANTSGNGRKKIDWEVAKSTLKHQRSGHAEKENMNVPEVKSNTAACRSLVTPRTLLGGLTSPLVQRQKQVQESLGCFSFARSSTSINSLSDTSTSMLLVSTTVDSINAAQSSEAAESTASNLEWEECPLFPETEESCSYDDVVLEDKEFDPTVLETSEAALDDTNSTTLKAVLSSECASSSKSNQILFKNSNTTVYSVEKPSPHSTSSAFKIPTSSPKIRTDTSMSHPNALVLRYPKALSVLEASRKPSEMYMTACEDSRASYTDESHLSSKSSSSASSFLNRTSLPHARTVVKASRSSTAPLCHCGRRARRLTVANGGPNHGRVFYSCPIGRNATGNRRNCGYFQWESAHLKAVSASTSLRSERASTSLRSERASTSLRSERASTSLRSERASTSLRSERASTSLRSERASTSLRSDRPASSSLSDRTFSTGKSNPFKKFFGISLRH